A stretch of Paraburkholderia phenazinium DNA encodes these proteins:
- a CDS encoding ATP-binding protein, whose product MNPAAPKLSAFRYCKWRWLNFRRSWTDTRADRMPSWSRLYLRAYLRLLGLSLVVAAIPLLGLSFELTAAVVWRGFVALPGGVVPVLVVVFGVPAVVAYRWMRPVWVDLVMVRERAIDFTGGRFNTRARESFSTIIGPLARTLNALAERMERLIAAQRELTNGISHELRTPLARVRFALEVLREPGSATEYESALASIDQDVTELDELIDMSLTYARLEYSSLQSNLEPTVLALWFDSQINDAALLYTDKEIVPRVEIDAALRVVMDKRLMSYAMRNLLRNASKYARSQILVGLAVRHGNVEIFVEDDGAGVPESERERIFDAFVRLDRHTGGYGLGLAITQQVLRAHKGRIAVTDPLTLPGARFEISWPVGTAQAAA is encoded by the coding sequence ATGAATCCTGCCGCACCTAAACTCTCTGCTTTCCGCTATTGCAAATGGCGCTGGCTGAATTTTCGCCGCTCGTGGACGGATACGCGTGCCGACCGCATGCCGAGCTGGTCGCGGCTTTATCTGCGTGCCTATCTTCGTTTGCTGGGGCTCTCGCTGGTGGTGGCTGCGATTCCGTTGCTCGGCCTGTCGTTCGAGCTGACCGCCGCGGTCGTATGGCGCGGCTTCGTGGCGTTGCCGGGTGGCGTCGTGCCGGTCCTGGTCGTGGTGTTCGGGGTGCCGGCCGTGGTGGCGTATCGCTGGATGCGTCCGGTGTGGGTCGATCTGGTGATGGTCCGCGAACGTGCGATCGATTTCACCGGCGGTCGCTTCAACACCCGGGCACGGGAGTCCTTTAGCACGATCATCGGCCCGCTGGCGCGCACACTCAACGCGCTTGCCGAACGGATGGAACGGCTGATCGCCGCGCAGCGCGAACTGACCAATGGCATCTCGCACGAACTGCGCACGCCGCTTGCACGGGTGCGTTTTGCACTGGAGGTGTTGCGCGAACCGGGCTCCGCCACCGAGTACGAAAGCGCGCTGGCAAGCATCGATCAGGACGTCACTGAACTGGACGAACTGATCGACATGAGCCTCACCTACGCGAGGCTCGAATACAGCTCGCTGCAGTCGAATCTCGAACCAACCGTGCTCGCCTTATGGTTCGACAGTCAGATCAACGACGCGGCCTTGCTCTACACCGACAAGGAAATCGTCCCGCGCGTCGAGATCGACGCGGCGCTGCGTGTAGTGATGGACAAACGCCTGATGTCGTACGCGATGCGCAATCTGCTGCGCAACGCCAGCAAATATGCGCGCAGCCAGATTCTGGTCGGACTGGCTGTGCGGCACGGCAATGTAGAGATCTTTGTCGAAGACGACGGCGCTGGTGTGCCGGAAAGCGAGCGCGAGCGCATCTTCGACGCCTTCGTGCGGCTCGATCGCCACACCGGCGGATACGGTCTGGGGCTTGCGATCACGCAACAGGTCTTGCGCGCGCACAAAGGCCGCATTGCGGTGACGGACCCATTGACGCTGCCAGGCGCGCGTTTCGAAATCAGTTGGCCGGTGGGTACGGCGCAAGCTGCCGCTTAA
- a CDS encoding alpha/beta hydrolase, with protein sequence MSARVLPLSRHAVLMIHGLGGTRHDFGSLDRKFEQIGCDVYLPSLPGHGSRPDQLSSVSLRDYMQLLSRTYRDLITRYERVDVAGISMGALLAVMLSARERMTHGRLILLSPPLFLDGWGGSRLRPLRYLMYCVPGLRHLIRVPEGEPFGIKNDRIRNLIRRALKKGSGVHYPYVPLAAIAQVDWMRFAVRRALPQVACETLVMHSEEDEVTSIRSAEFVCEHLGSRDVTLVRLTDSYHMITLDNERDTVADRTLAFLQRPAMLT encoded by the coding sequence ATGTCCGCCCGCGTCTTACCTCTTTCCAGACACGCTGTATTGATGATCCATGGCCTGGGCGGGACGCGGCACGACTTCGGCTCACTCGATCGCAAGTTCGAGCAGATCGGCTGCGATGTGTATCTGCCGTCGTTGCCGGGACACGGTTCGCGTCCCGATCAGTTGAGCAGCGTCAGCCTGCGCGACTACATGCAGTTGCTTAGCCGCACGTATCGCGATCTGATCACGCGCTATGAACGTGTCGACGTGGCGGGCATCTCGATGGGCGCCTTGCTCGCGGTGATGCTGAGCGCCCGTGAGCGGATGACGCATGGCCGCCTGATCCTGCTGTCGCCGCCGCTCTTCCTCGACGGTTGGGGCGGTTCGCGCCTGCGTCCGCTGCGTTACCTGATGTATTGCGTGCCGGGACTGCGTCATCTGATTCGCGTGCCGGAGGGTGAGCCGTTCGGCATCAAGAACGATCGTATCCGCAACCTGATTCGTCGCGCGCTGAAAAAAGGCAGTGGCGTGCACTATCCGTACGTGCCGCTCGCAGCGATTGCTCAGGTGGACTGGATGCGTTTTGCAGTCAGACGCGCGCTCCCGCAGGTGGCCTGTGAAACGCTGGTGATGCACTCGGAGGAGGACGAAGTGACGAGCATCCGTTCTGCGGAATTCGTCTGCGAACACCTCGGTAGCCGCGATGTCACGCTCGTGCGCCTGACCGACAGCTATCACATGATCACACTCGACAACGAGCGCGATACCGTTGCCGACCGCACGCTTGCCTTCCTGCAGCGTCCCGCTATGCTAACGTGA